GACATTACTTGTTGGCTAACAATGGTTTACGACATGTGAAGATAATGTGGTTGACGTGATCTGCTACCACGATATATTGGGCTCCCGTCGTCAAGAATGACTCAATTCGCCCCCAACATCTGGCGATATAACATTTTTGACGGCCCAGGATATTGTGCCTTGGGGATCCAGTGATACAATATCTTGTAGTGGTGCCCTCAAGGCAGTTCGGCTGAAAACAGTCAAACTGGGTGGGTGACAAAGCCTCTCTTTGCGAGAGGATCGGAAGTTAGGAGTCTCAAGATCTCGCCTGATCATTGTGTCATGGACGACCACGCATGCCCTTCGGGATTGCTTGCGCTTGATGCTGCCAAAATTCGAAACGTTGTCATCCACAAGGTGTGGTTCATACAAGGTTTGTTTCCCAACGGAACGTAAGGCGACGGCAATGGAATCGAAAAGGAACACAGCCGGCATGAAACCGGCTGGCAATGAGCAACCTGTAGGAGACGATGTCATGACGACAGTGACGACCCAGGTATCTTTGGACGTCCGCAAACGGGATGGCCGGATCACTTCCTTCGAGTCGACCCGCGTAGAGCAAGCCATCGAGCGAGCTTTCCGAGCGGAGATCGGTATCCCAGATCTTCAGCCGATCGAAGCGGCCTTGAAACAGCAGATCTCTGAGATCACGACGAACGTGGTCAATCAGATCGAGAATCGCCCGTTCAGCCGCGATGGGGTGGACGTCGAAACGATTCAGGATGCCGTCGAAATTCAGCTGATGCGACACGGGCACTTCTCCGTGGCTCGTCGCTATATCCTGTACCGTGAGCAACATGCCAAGCTGCGTGCTTTGCGTGCGGCTGAAGGTACCGGTACGCTGGACGCTCCACGCATCTTCGTGAAGCAGGAAGATGGCGAGAAGCTACCGTTCGACGCGACTCGCATGCGTCGTCGGATTTACTCCGCCGTGCGTGGTCTGGAGCAAAACTGCTCGGCCGAAGAGCTGGTCGAAGAGACCTACCGTACCCTGTACGACGGCATCACTCCGCAGGAAATCTACCGCGCCATGATCCTGGCTTCCCGGAGCCGGATCGAACGCGACCCCGATTACGATACGGTCGCTGCCCGCTTGATGTTGATGGTGATCTACAACGAAGCGTTGGGTCACATCCACCCGAGCGACGATTTGTCCGAAGTTTGCCAGCGGAAGTTTGAAGACTACATCGAAGTCGGTATCGAGTCGAAGCGTCTCTCGGACAAGCTGCGTGAGTTCGACCTGACCAAGATCGCGGCCGCCCTCCGTCCAGAACGTGACGCGGCGTTCCCTTATCTCGGTCTGCAAACGATTTACGACCGATACCTGTTGCACGTCGAAGGTCGCCGCATCGAAACTCCGCAATACTTCTGGATGCGAGTTGCGATGGGCTTGGCTTGGAATGAAGACGACAAAGAAGCTCGGGCGATCGAGTTCTACAACATCTTGTCGACCTTCCGTTTCACCTCGGCCACGCCAACGCTGTTCAACGCTGGCACGCTGCACCCGCAGCTCAGTTCGTGCTACCTCGGCACGGTGATGGACGACCTGGAGCACATCTTCAAGGTGGTCGGCGACAACGCGATGCTCAGCAAGTGGGCTGGCGGTTTGGGCAACGACTGGTCAAACATCCGGGCGACCAACGCCCACATCAAGGGAACCAACGGCCAAAGCCAAGGCGTGATTCCGTTCCTGAAGGTTGTCAACGATACCGCGATTGCCGTCAACCAAGGTGGAAAGCGTAAGGGTGCGGTTTGCTCGTACCTCGAATCGTGGCACTTGGATATCGAGGAATTCCTCGACCTGCGAAAGAACACCGGTGACGATCGTCGTCGTACGCACGACATGCACACGGCCAACTGGATTCCTGACTTGTTCATGAAACGCGTTCGCGAGAACGGTCAGTGGACCTTGTTCAGCCCAGACGAAGTGCCCGATCTTCACGATTTGTACGGGAAGAAGTTCCAGGAACGATACGAGTACTACGAACAGCAAGCCGACGAAGGCAAGATCCGCTTGTTCCGCCGCATCAATGCTTTGGAACTGTGGCGTAAGATGCTGACTCGCTTGTTCGAGACCGGTCACCCATGGATTACCTGGAAAGATCCGTCGAATATCCGTTCGCCTCAAGATCACGTCGGCGTGGTGCACAGCAGCAACTTGTGCACGGAAATCTTGCTGAACACCTCGAAGGAAGAAACGGCCGTTTGTAACCTGGGCAGCATCAACATGGTCGCCCACGTGAAAGATGGCAAGCTCGACCACGAGAAGCTGCGAGAAACCGTGACCACGGCGGTTCGGATGCTCGATAACGTGATCGACATCAACTACTACCCCACGGTCGAAGCGGGCAACTCCAACCGCAAGCATCGTCCGGTCGGGATGGGGTTGATGGGCTTCCAAGACGCGTTGTATGCCCTGGGCGTTGGTTATGCCAGCGAGCAAGCGGTTGACTTCGCCGACGAAAGCATGGAAGCGATTTCGTACTATGCCCTGCTCGCTTCCAGCCAACTGGCGGCCGAACGTGGCACTTACGAGACCTATAAGGGCTCGAAGTGGGATCGCGGCATCCTGCCGATCGATTCGCTGGATATTCTGGAAGAGGAACGGGGTGTCAAGATCGACATCAAACGCGATGGCAAGATGGACTGGCAAGTCGTTCGCGACGCGATCGCCAAGAACGGTATGCGTAACAGCAACGTCATGGCCATCGCTCCGACGGCAACCATTTCCACGATCATTGGTGTCGCTCAATCGATCGAACCGGCTTACAAGAACCTATTCGTGAAGAGCAACCTCTCTGGCGAGTTCCCGCAGATCAATCGTCGCCTGGTGCACGATCTGAAGGAGCTGGGTTTGTGGGATTCCGACATGATCGAATCGCTGAAGTACTACGACGGCGGTTTGTTGGAAATCGATCGTATTCCTGACGACATCAAGCTGAAGTACCTCACCGCGTTTGAAGTCGCTCCAGAATGGTTGATCGAATGTGCGGCCCGTCGCCAGAAATGGTTGGACATGGGGCAGTCGCTCAACCTGTACATGGCCGAGCCAAGTGGGAAGAAGCTGCACGAGATGTACTTCCTGGCCTGGAACAAAGGCTTGAAGACGACCTATTACCTGCGAACGCTTAGTGCGACTCAGGTCGAAAAGTCGACGGTCGACGTCAACCGATTCGGGATTCAGCCACGCTGGATGAAGAATCAAAGTGCTTCGGCCAACATCAAGGTCGATCGCGAAAAGACCAGCCAAGCCGACTTGGATCAACTTCCGGAACAGCAACCGGAAGCCAAGGTTTGCAACTTGGATGGCGATTGCGAATCGTGCCAGTAAACGTTGGTTAAGCCGTATCGGTTAACCTGGCCCGATCATGCACGGTTAGGCCCTGATGATGA
This window of the Blastopirellula marina genome carries:
- a CDS encoding ribonucleoside-diphosphate reductase subunit alpha, translating into MTTVTTQVSLDVRKRDGRITSFESTRVEQAIERAFRAEIGIPDLQPIEAALKQQISEITTNVVNQIENRPFSRDGVDVETIQDAVEIQLMRHGHFSVARRYILYREQHAKLRALRAAEGTGTLDAPRIFVKQEDGEKLPFDATRMRRRIYSAVRGLEQNCSAEELVEETYRTLYDGITPQEIYRAMILASRSRIERDPDYDTVAARLMLMVIYNEALGHIHPSDDLSEVCQRKFEDYIEVGIESKRLSDKLREFDLTKIAAALRPERDAAFPYLGLQTIYDRYLLHVEGRRIETPQYFWMRVAMGLAWNEDDKEARAIEFYNILSTFRFTSATPTLFNAGTLHPQLSSCYLGTVMDDLEHIFKVVGDNAMLSKWAGGLGNDWSNIRATNAHIKGTNGQSQGVIPFLKVVNDTAIAVNQGGKRKGAVCSYLESWHLDIEEFLDLRKNTGDDRRRTHDMHTANWIPDLFMKRVRENGQWTLFSPDEVPDLHDLYGKKFQERYEYYEQQADEGKIRLFRRINALELWRKMLTRLFETGHPWITWKDPSNIRSPQDHVGVVHSSNLCTEILLNTSKEETAVCNLGSINMVAHVKDGKLDHEKLRETVTTAVRMLDNVIDINYYPTVEAGNSNRKHRPVGMGLMGFQDALYALGVGYASEQAVDFADESMEAISYYALLASSQLAAERGTYETYKGSKWDRGILPIDSLDILEEERGVKIDIKRDGKMDWQVVRDAIAKNGMRNSNVMAIAPTATISTIIGVAQSIEPAYKNLFVKSNLSGEFPQINRRLVHDLKELGLWDSDMIESLKYYDGGLLEIDRIPDDIKLKYLTAFEVAPEWLIECAARRQKWLDMGQSLNLYMAEPSGKKLHEMYFLAWNKGLKTTYYLRTLSATQVEKSTVDVNRFGIQPRWMKNQSASANIKVDREKTSQADLDQLPEQQPEAKVCNLDGDCESCQ